In a genomic window of [Chlorobium] sp. 445:
- a CDS encoding MBL fold hydrolase: MFIKGFECGPLYTFAYLVSDAKRDESGFAAACVIDCSYGSAPLILQEAAVRHFKIERILNTHGHFDHSADNAALQKATGAPIFIHQSDEWRLTEPYKENFPIPFPMTPTRASVYLNDGDIIQVGSLQFEVLYTPGHTRGGVCFYEAQHKVLFSGDTLFNGSVGRWDFVDSDLTALVRSLARLMKLPDEVRVYPGHGEQTTIGQERRTNPIIQQVLRVVNA; the protein is encoded by the coding sequence ATGTTCATCAAAGGCTTTGAGTGTGGACCGCTTTATACATTTGCTTACCTTGTCAGCGATGCGAAGAGAGATGAATCGGGTTTTGCCGCAGCCTGCGTAATTGATTGCTCCTACGGCTCAGCACCACTGATTTTGCAGGAAGCTGCCGTCCGACACTTCAAAATCGAGCGGATTCTCAATACACACGGACATTTTGATCATTCAGCAGATAACGCGGCACTGCAAAAGGCAACAGGCGCCCCGATTTTCATTCACCAAAGCGATGAGTGGCGACTGACAGAGCCATACAAAGAAAATTTCCCCATCCCTTTTCCGATGACCCCAACACGCGCTAGCGTATATTTGAACGACGGCGATATCATTCAAGTAGGGTCGCTGCAATTCGAAGTGCTCTACACACCTGGACACACACGCGGCGGTGTTTGCTTCTACGAAGCGCAGCATAAAGTTCTCTTTTCAGGTGATACCTTGTTCAACGGATCAGTAGGCAGATGGGATTTTGTGGATAGCGACCTTACTGCACTGGTGCGCTCACTGGCACGACTGATGAAACTGCCTGATGAGGTCAGGGTATATCCCGGTCACGGTGAGCAGACAACGATTGGGCAGGAGCGCCGAACAAATCCCATCATTCAGCAAGTATTGAGGGTCGTCAACGCGTGA
- a CDS encoding thymidine kinase, which yields MRQIHHKPKAKPVRPKALTGRIEVIAGCMFSGKSEELIRRLRRAQIAKLHVAIFKPVIDDRYSANEIVSHSAAKLASTAVSHSQEILAQSEHADVVGIDEAQFFDMGIVDVCEQLANEGKRVIVAGLDLDFRGKPFGPMPFLMAIAEEVTKTLAVCMKSGLPASRTQRLADSNQLILIGHSNLYEARHRAYFEPPPEEPHH from the coding sequence ATGCGACAAATACATCACAAGCCAAAAGCAAAGCCCGTTCGTCCAAAGGCACTCACCGGAAGAATTGAAGTTATTGCGGGCTGTATGTTTAGTGGGAAGTCAGAAGAGCTTATTCGCCGATTACGACGAGCGCAAATTGCAAAGCTCCATGTAGCCATCTTTAAGCCAGTAATTGATGATCGATACAGTGCTAATGAAATTGTCTCGCATAGTGCTGCAAAACTTGCTTCAACAGCGGTATCGCATTCGCAGGAGATTTTAGCACAGTCGGAACACGCTGATGTGGTTGGCATTGATGAAGCACAGTTTTTCGATATGGGTATCGTCGATGTCTGCGAGCAACTGGCAAACGAGGGCAAGCGTGTGATTGTAGCTGGCTTAGACCTCGATTTTCGTGGGAAACCGTTTGGTCCGATGCCTTTCTTAATGGCAATTGCCGAAGAGGTTACAAAAACGCTAGCGGTGTGTATGAAATCTGGGCTACCGGCTTCACGCACGCAGCGCTTGGCAGACAGTAATCAACTGATTCTCATCGGACACAGCAACCTCTACGAAGCACGCCATCGCGCTTATTTTGAACCACCACCTGAAGAACCTCACCACTAA
- the folK gene encoding 2-amino-4-hydroxy-6-hydroxymethyldihydropteridine diphosphokinase: protein MTSENADTIAYIGLGSNLGNRLAYLQAATCALKALPHTTLLALSRVYETPPIGIQEQPVFLNAVAQIQTALAPRVLLACLKAVERTLGRPEHYSRWSARIIDLDILLYGDMVIDELMLTIPHPELPHRKFAMLPLLDLADPIHPVFQQRISDLLQRTSDSSTVSVHPALLSL, encoded by the coding sequence TTGACTTCCGAAAACGCTGACACCATAGCCTACATCGGTCTGGGCTCTAATTTAGGCAATCGGCTTGCATATCTTCAAGCGGCAACCTGTGCGCTCAAAGCCTTGCCGCACACGACTTTGCTTGCGCTCTCGCGTGTCTATGAAACACCACCTATAGGTATTCAAGAGCAACCTGTGTTTCTTAACGCAGTTGCGCAGATTCAAACTGCACTTGCACCTAGAGTGTTGCTTGCCTGCCTCAAAGCTGTTGAACGCACACTCGGGCGCCCTGAACACTACAGTCGATGGAGCGCACGCATCATCGACCTTGACATTTTGCTCTATGGCGATATGGTGATTGATGAACTCATGCTGACAATTCCACATCCTGAACTGCCGCATCGTAAGTTTGCCATGCTACCACTTTTAGACCTTGCCGATCCTATTCATCCTGTCTTTCAGCAGCGTATCTCGGATTTGCTTCAGCGCACCTCTGATTCTTCCACTGTTAGCGTGCACCCTGCATTACTTTCACTCTGA
- the cdd gene encoding cytidine deaminase encodes MREPHALLDAATEAMMRAIAPYSGFKVGAALQTKDGKIITGHNIETSSYSLTICAERVALFKALSEGEREFEAIAIVASSGNFCPPCGACRQTLIDFAPHLVVYLSNRRGQVKMFKLSDLLPESFSSANLSPSISTCSDKSNAKHASTNSNINADATNTSQAKSKARSSKGTHRKN; translated from the coding sequence ATGAGAGAGCCACATGCTTTGCTTGATGCGGCTACGGAAGCCATGATGCGTGCAATTGCGCCGTACTCTGGGTTCAAGGTTGGTGCTGCGCTGCAAACGAAAGACGGCAAAATCATCACTGGACACAACATTGAAACCTCGTCGTATAGCCTAACCATTTGTGCCGAGCGTGTTGCGCTCTTCAAAGCGCTGAGTGAAGGCGAACGCGAGTTTGAAGCCATTGCCATCGTTGCCAGTTCCGGCAACTTCTGTCCGCCTTGTGGCGCTTGTCGGCAGACGCTTATCGATTTTGCACCGCATCTTGTGGTTTATCTTTCTAATCGGCGCGGTCAAGTAAAAATGTTCAAACTGAGCGACCTTTTACCAGAATCCTTTTCGTCAGCCAACTTGTCGCCATCCATTTCAACGTGCTCTGATAAGTCAAACGCAAAGCACGCCTCAACAAACTCGAACATCAATGCCGATGCGACAAATACATCACAAGCCAAAAGCAAAGCCCGTTCGTCCAAAGGCACTCACCGGAAGAATTGA